In the genome of Massilia sp. PAMC28688, one region contains:
- a CDS encoding uracil-DNA glycosylase family protein gives MNKQAAPLRYVTLEHLLADVRDCRACEAVLPHGPRPVLQAGKEARVLIVGQAPGSKVHASGIPFDDASGRKLRSWLGVEPADFYDPAQFAIIPMGYCYPGRGAGGDMPPRKECAELWLDQLLLQLPDIALTILIGLHAQKHFLGRERKPSLTETVRAWREYRPAYFPLPHPSPRNTPWFQQNPWFENELVPVLRARVAATRRAQHACGQAGPRPVE, from the coding sequence ATGAATAAGCAAGCAGCACCGCTGCGCTACGTCACCCTGGAGCACCTGCTGGCCGATGTCCGCGACTGCCGCGCGTGCGAGGCGGTGCTGCCGCACGGGCCGCGTCCCGTGCTACAGGCCGGCAAGGAGGCGCGGGTGCTGATCGTCGGCCAGGCACCGGGGTCAAAAGTACACGCCTCCGGCATTCCCTTCGACGACGCCAGCGGCCGCAAGCTGCGTTCCTGGCTGGGCGTCGAGCCTGCCGACTTTTACGACCCCGCGCAGTTTGCCATCATTCCAATGGGCTATTGCTATCCAGGGCGGGGTGCCGGGGGCGACATGCCACCGCGCAAGGAATGCGCCGAACTGTGGCTGGACCAGCTGCTGCTGCAGTTGCCCGACATCGCGCTCACTATCCTGATCGGGCTGCACGCCCAAAAGCATTTTCTTGGACGTGAGCGCAAGCCGTCGCTGACCGAGACCGTGCGCGCCTGGCGCGAATACAGGCCGGCCTATTTTCCCCTGCCCCACCCTTCGCCGCGCAACACGCCATGGTTCCAGCAAAATCCATGGTTCGAGAACGAACTGGTCCCGGTGCTGCGTGCGCGCGTGGCGGCGACGCGGCGGGCCCAACATGCCTGCGGGCAGGCCGGCCCCCGGCCCGTGGAATAG
- a CDS encoding tryptophan halogenase family protein: MKSFHNVLIVGGGTAGWLTAAFLAKTLGARGEGIRFTLLESPEIGTVGVGEGTFPSIRGTLAAIGLDEATFVRECQATFKQGVRFDHWVRAPGTPGPDHYFHPFSHPSQRPGCPELLPYWLRGVGGHGVPFAQAVTMQKRVADLGRGPKRPGDPDFAGPMNYAYHFDAGRFATLLASHGRALGVRHVLGNVEQVELDELGAIARVRTREHGALSADLYIDCTGFRARLIGQALGSPLRRLDDVLFADRALAIQVPYADPAAPIAAYTISTAHEAGWSWDIGLQQRRGVGYVYSSRHTSDERAAEVLRRHIGPAGAGLEARQLTLQTGYRETQWIHNCVAVGLSGGFLEPLEASGIGMIETAAYLIGYLFPFNGDTAPVARTFNRLMRERYERVMDFIKLHYCLTQRTDSRFWIDNTDPASMPASLRDKLAMWRARPPNRLDFVADVEMYPTSSWQYVLYGMEFDTRLHASAGDEARRKDAAREFCAIAELAQHAAADLPSHRALVEHFCSRNVGR; the protein is encoded by the coding sequence GTGAAAAGTTTTCATAACGTGCTGATCGTCGGTGGCGGGACGGCCGGCTGGCTTACAGCCGCCTTTCTGGCAAAGACCCTGGGTGCGCGCGGCGAGGGAATCAGGTTCACCTTGCTGGAGTCGCCCGAAATCGGCACTGTTGGTGTGGGAGAGGGCACCTTCCCGTCGATTCGTGGCACGCTGGCGGCCATCGGCCTTGATGAAGCGACCTTTGTGCGGGAGTGCCAGGCCACCTTCAAGCAGGGTGTCCGGTTTGACCACTGGGTACGCGCGCCGGGCACTCCTGGGCCAGACCACTACTTTCATCCCTTCAGCCATCCCAGCCAGCGGCCAGGCTGCCCTGAACTGCTGCCCTACTGGCTGCGCGGCGTGGGCGGCCACGGGGTGCCGTTCGCGCAGGCAGTCACCATGCAAAAGCGTGTGGCAGACCTGGGGCGGGGGCCTAAACGCCCTGGCGATCCTGACTTTGCAGGGCCCATGAATTACGCCTATCATTTCGACGCGGGGCGCTTCGCCACGCTGCTGGCCAGCCACGGGCGTGCATTAGGTGTGCGCCATGTGCTGGGCAATGTGGAGCAGGTGGAGCTGGACGAGCTGGGCGCCATTGCCCGCGTCCGCACGCGCGAGCATGGTGCGCTCAGCGCGGACCTGTACATCGATTGCACCGGCTTTCGGGCGCGCCTGATCGGACAGGCACTGGGCTCGCCCCTGCGCCGGCTGGACGATGTGCTGTTTGCCGACCGGGCGCTGGCCATCCAGGTGCCGTATGCCGATCCCGCCGCGCCCATCGCGGCCTATACCATCTCCACCGCGCACGAGGCAGGGTGGAGTTGGGACATCGGGCTGCAGCAGCGGCGCGGAGTAGGCTATGTGTATTCGAGCCGCCATACCAGCGACGAGCGCGCGGCCGAGGTACTGCGCCGTCACATCGGGCCGGCCGGCGCCGGGCTTGAGGCGCGCCAGCTCACACTGCAAACGGGCTACCGCGAAACCCAGTGGATCCACAACTGCGTGGCGGTAGGCTTGTCCGGCGGCTTCCTGGAGCCGCTCGAAGCCTCCGGCATCGGCATGATCGAGACGGCGGCTTATCTGATCGGCTACCTGTTTCCGTTCAACGGCGATACGGCCCCGGTGGCGCGCACGTTCAACCGCCTCATGCGCGAGCGCTACGAAAGGGTGATGGACTTCATCAAGCTGCACTACTGCCTGACGCAGCGCACCGACAGCCGCTTCTGGATCGACAATACCGACCCGGCATCCATGCCCGCCTCACTGCGCGACAAGCTGGCGATGTGGCGCGCGCGCCCTCCCAACCGGCTCGATTTTGTCGCCGACGTGGAGATGTACCCCACCTCCAGCTGGCAGTACGTCCTGTATGGGATGGAGTTTGACACGCGGCTGCATGCCAGCGCGGGCGACGAAGCGCGGCGCAAGGATGCGGCGCGCGAGTTCTGCGCCATTGCCGAACTGGCGCAGCACGCCGCCGCCGACCTGCCGTCCCACCGCGCGCTGGTCGAGCATTTCTGTTCCCGCAATGTGGGGCGATGA
- a CDS encoding TonB-dependent receptor: MKTAASHPFRRSAVPIHLAILTLIAGSGAVQAQSASSPQQVQATNTEEIPEVVVTATKRSTSLQKTPIAITSLSAATLQDNHVQTMLDVVALVPGFQATAQGDHGVTTMTLRGIGNDSAKTQYADPEVASFVDNVYSPRAEGATALMFDIESIEVLRGPQGTLWGRNSTVGAVNIQTVKPELNSRSGSVEAGIGDYNRYGARAAFNVPLGETAALRIGVVHEQHDGYTDYQTFKGVPIADQRAAFEAAGGDPAAFRPINGNLFAVGNQKYNAQNQTAFRASLLWHITPAVKWNIAYEKFSDRGTPSANLMQQPRAGEKHWSILSDSAPWINRDSHNVRTRLEYKLSDDMAMNYIGGFSTYQGSMRFDQDGGARIPTSVRSGATWQEHTTVDSNYRSQSHEVELQSLGAKTVDWQLGLYYAAEKNDIRFDIPIFNGTQEGTVGWQGSFIQPEETVASSAAFGQATWNVSDALHLTGGLRYTKDRRENVGGRAYTWRGGDVPQLPLNPSMDPRQPGQGFAADVPGNDGVFNGSKVTGLLRANYELGKDHMIYASIATGYKSGGVQDRGLTYAPETLTNYEIGSKSTFMGGKVKVNNALFYSDFKDFQFNSPVNFTDGSRGLSITNAEGATVYGFESEIAARITPDDRLSVTLAVLKAELGALVAGSNDYALPTCVVDPSFATCLDVSGNKMPHAPTFSTTVQYQHTFHMADGATLIPRITARYESEVELSVFNLGPEDQQKAHASADLGLRYQSSRGWWVDAFVRNVSDEKIKTSAFNGMGPWLSQYKSPRTIGINTGFDF, encoded by the coding sequence ATGAAAACAGCAGCATCTCACCCCTTCCGGCGTTCCGCCGTCCCGATCCACCTGGCGATCCTGACCCTGATTGCCGGTAGCGGCGCGGTCCAGGCCCAGAGCGCGTCCAGCCCGCAGCAGGTGCAGGCCACCAATACCGAGGAAATCCCGGAAGTGGTGGTGACCGCGACCAAGCGCTCCACCAGCCTGCAAAAAACACCGATCGCCATCACCTCGCTCAGCGCCGCAACGCTGCAGGACAACCACGTGCAGACCATGCTTGACGTGGTGGCGCTGGTCCCGGGCTTTCAGGCCACGGCCCAGGGCGACCATGGCGTGACCACCATGACGCTGCGCGGCATCGGCAACGACAGCGCCAAGACCCAGTATGCCGACCCGGAAGTGGCGTCGTTCGTGGACAATGTCTATTCGCCGCGGGCCGAAGGCGCCACCGCCCTCATGTTCGACATTGAATCGATCGAAGTACTGCGCGGGCCACAGGGCACGCTGTGGGGCCGCAACTCCACCGTGGGCGCGGTCAACATCCAGACCGTCAAGCCGGAATTGAACAGCCGTTCCGGTTCGGTCGAAGCGGGCATCGGCGACTACAACCGCTACGGCGCGCGCGCCGCCTTCAATGTCCCGCTGGGGGAGACGGCGGCCCTGCGCATCGGCGTGGTCCACGAGCAGCACGATGGCTACACCGACTACCAGACTTTCAAGGGCGTGCCGATTGCCGACCAGCGCGCCGCCTTTGAAGCAGCCGGCGGCGATCCTGCCGCGTTCCGCCCCATCAACGGCAACCTGTTCGCCGTCGGGAACCAGAAATACAACGCCCAGAATCAGACCGCCTTCCGCGCCAGCCTGTTGTGGCACATCACCCCTGCCGTGAAGTGGAACATCGCCTACGAAAAATTCTCCGACCGTGGCACTCCCAGCGCCAACCTGATGCAGCAGCCGCGCGCCGGCGAAAAGCACTGGTCCATCCTGTCCGACAGCGCGCCGTGGATCAATCGCGACAGCCACAATGTGCGCACCCGCCTTGAGTACAAGCTCAGTGATGACATGGCCATGAACTACATCGGCGGCTTTTCCACCTACCAGGGTTCGATGCGCTTTGACCAGGACGGGGGCGCGCGCATTCCCACCAGCGTGCGTTCGGGCGCCACCTGGCAGGAGCACACCACGGTCGACTCCAACTACCGCAGCCAGAGCCATGAAGTGGAACTGCAGTCGCTGGGCGCGAAGACCGTGGACTGGCAGCTTGGCCTGTACTACGCGGCCGAAAAGAATGACATCCGCTTCGACATCCCGATCTTCAATGGTACCCAGGAAGGCACGGTTGGCTGGCAGGGCTCCTTCATCCAGCCGGAAGAAACCGTGGCCTCCTCGGCCGCCTTCGGCCAGGCTACGTGGAACGTGAGCGACGCCCTGCACCTGACCGGCGGCCTGCGCTACACCAAGGACCGGCGCGAGAATGTGGGCGGGCGCGCCTACACCTGGCGCGGCGGCGACGTGCCGCAGCTGCCATTGAATCCATCGATGGACCCGCGCCAGCCGGGCCAGGGTTTCGCTGCCGACGTGCCGGGCAATGATGGAGTATTCAATGGCAGCAAGGTCACCGGCCTGCTGCGCGCCAACTACGAACTGGGCAAGGATCACATGATCTACGCCAGCATCGCCACCGGCTACAAGTCCGGCGGGGTGCAGGACCGCGGCCTGACGTACGCACCGGAGACCCTCACCAACTATGAAATCGGCTCCAAGAGTACTTTCATGGGCGGCAAGGTCAAGGTCAACAATGCCTTGTTCTACTCGGACTTCAAGGATTTCCAGTTCAATTCACCGGTCAATTTCACCGACGGCAGCCGCGGCCTGTCGATCACCAATGCAGAAGGCGCGACGGTGTATGGCTTTGAATCGGAAATCGCGGCCCGCATCACGCCCGACGACCGCCTGTCCGTGACGCTGGCGGTGCTCAAGGCCGAACTGGGCGCCCTGGTTGCCGGCTCCAATGACTATGCACTGCCAACCTGCGTGGTCGACCCCAGCTTTGCGACCTGCCTGGACGTGAGCGGCAACAAGATGCCGCACGCGCCAACCTTCTCCACCACGGTCCAGTACCAGCACACCTTCCACATGGCCGATGGTGCCACGCTGATACCGCGCATCACGGCGCGCTACGAGTCCGAAGTGGAGCTGTCGGTGTTCAACCTGGGCCCGGAAGACCAGCAGAAGGCGCACGCCAGTGCCGACCTTGGCCTGCGCTACCAGTCAAGCAGAGGCTGGTGGGTCGATGCCTTCGTGCGCAATGTAAGCGACGAAAAGATCAAGACCAGCGCCTTTAACGGCATGGGGCCGTGGCTGTCGCAGTACAAGAGCCCACGCACGATCGGCATCAACACCGGCTTTGATTTCTAA
- a CDS encoding DUF5985 family protein: MSEIIYILCALTSFACAWLLLQSYRSSGHRLLFWSGLCFSVMTVNNLVLVIDKLVLPDANLLLIRHLSALAAVVMLLYGLIYEKD, translated from the coding sequence ATGTCGGAAATCATTTATATTTTATGCGCGCTGACGTCGTTTGCCTGCGCCTGGCTGCTATTGCAAAGCTATCGCAGCAGTGGCCACCGGTTGCTGTTCTGGAGCGGCTTGTGCTTTTCCGTCATGACGGTCAACAACCTGGTGCTCGTGATTGACAAGCTGGTGCTGCCGGATGCCAATTTGCTCCTCATCCGTCACCTGAGCGCCCTGGCCGCCGTCGTCATGCTGTTGTATGGCCTGATCTATGAAAAGGACTGA
- a CDS encoding DUF5985 family protein has product MAELLSGAITIASLVIALFFLRFWRDSGDRFFLYFALSFAVQAGHRMYAAILWVDVHEDEPFHYLIRLLSYALILWAILEKNLPRKRLPNRAQAPKGDAPPDRQG; this is encoded by the coding sequence ATGGCTGAACTTTTGTCAGGCGCCATCACCATCGCTTCGCTGGTCATTGCGCTGTTCTTCCTGCGCTTCTGGCGCGATTCGGGCGACCGCTTCTTCTTGTACTTTGCCCTGTCATTTGCGGTGCAGGCGGGGCACCGCATGTATGCGGCCATTCTGTGGGTGGACGTGCATGAAGACGAGCCCTTCCACTACCTGATCCGCCTGTTGTCGTACGCGCTGATCCTGTGGGCGATCCTGGAAAAAAACCTGCCGCGCAAGCGCCTGCCCAACCGCGCCCAGGCGCCAAAAGGCGACGCGCCGCCCGACCGGCAAGGCTGA
- a CDS encoding GH1 family beta-glucosidase: MNITNQFPMPFTWGVATSAFQIEGASSTDGKGPSIWDTFCSQPGNIKDHSDGTVACDHYHRYREDVGLIAALGVDAYRFSIAWPRVQPDGKGAWNEAGFDFYDRLLTELAARGVKAHVTLYHWDLPQALQDDGGWLNRDTCHRFADYAREVARRFGNRVEAIATHNEPWCSANLGYGNAQFAPGVADPRQAIQVSHHLLLSHGLAMSAMRAQDPGARLGIVLNQWTADPATDSDADRAMAELEYARSVQWFMDPIFKGHYPALALRAHGADAPVIQAGDMEVICQPIDFLGCNYYFRSWCSAATPPVPPPARDGVTDMGWEIYPQGLRELLLKLKGEYDLPPIYITENGMASADLVQDERVADARRIAYVQAHLAALLDAMQQGVDVQGYFLWSLLDNFEWNSGYAKRFGIIHVDYATQRRTLKDSAIWYRNFINQRAGREAA, from the coding sequence ATGAACATCACCAACCAATTTCCCATGCCATTCACATGGGGCGTCGCCACCAGCGCCTTTCAGATCGAGGGGGCGTCCAGCACCGACGGCAAGGGCCCGTCCATTTGGGACACCTTCTGCAGCCAGCCGGGCAACATCAAGGACCACAGTGACGGCACTGTCGCCTGCGACCACTACCACCGCTACCGCGAGGACGTGGGCCTGATCGCGGCGCTCGGCGTGGACGCCTACCGTTTTTCGATTGCCTGGCCGCGCGTGCAGCCGGACGGCAAAGGCGCGTGGAACGAGGCCGGATTCGACTTCTATGACCGCCTGCTGACGGAACTGGCCGCACGCGGCGTCAAGGCCCACGTGACGCTGTATCACTGGGACCTGCCGCAAGCTCTGCAGGACGATGGCGGCTGGCTCAATCGCGATACCTGCCACCGCTTTGCCGACTATGCGCGCGAAGTGGCACGCCGCTTTGGCAACCGGGTGGAAGCCATCGCCACCCACAACGAACCGTGGTGCAGCGCCAATCTTGGCTATGGCAATGCCCAGTTTGCGCCGGGCGTGGCGGACCCGCGTCAAGCCATCCAGGTGTCGCACCACCTGCTGCTGTCGCACGGCCTGGCCATGAGCGCGATGCGCGCGCAGGACCCCGGCGCCAGGCTCGGCATCGTGCTCAATCAATGGACCGCGGACCCGGCCACCGATTCCGACGCTGACCGCGCCATGGCAGAACTCGAATATGCGCGCTCGGTCCAGTGGTTCATGGACCCGATCTTCAAGGGTCATTATCCGGCCCTGGCGCTGCGCGCCCACGGCGCCGACGCTCCCGTGATCCAGGCCGGCGACATGGAAGTGATCTGCCAGCCGATCGACTTCCTGGGCTGCAACTACTACTTCCGCTCCTGGTGCAGCGCCGCCACCCCGCCGGTGCCGCCGCCGGCGCGCGACGGGGTGACCGACATGGGTTGGGAAATCTATCCGCAGGGCTTGCGCGAACTGCTGCTCAAGCTCAAGGGCGAATATGACCTGCCCCCGATCTACATCACCGAAAACGGCATGGCCAGCGCCGACCTGGTACAGGACGAGCGGGTAGCCGACGCCAGGCGCATCGCCTACGTGCAGGCGCACCTGGCCGCCCTGCTCGACGCCATGCAGCAGGGCGTGGATGTGCAGGGCTACTTCTTGTGGAGCCTGCTGGACAATTTTGAATGGAACTCCGGCTACGCCAAACGCTTCGGCATCATCCACGTGGACTACGCGACCCAGCGGCGCACCCTGAAGGACAGCGCGATCTGGTACCGCAATTTCATCAATCAGCGCGCTGGCAGGGAGGCCGCATGA
- a CDS encoding LacI family DNA-binding transcriptional regulator encodes MKNDESSTTTLQEVADAAGVSPATVSRFLNGTAKVADDKRRAIERVIEELNYKPNRLAQYLKSGSTRTIGVLTQSLESGYFNKTMTGIEDVMKAAGYALLIMSGHWHADEEAEHVELLIGRRVDAVAILTGNMTDAQIMAFSRRVPIVAFGRKLDSERAIGFCLDNYSAACDAVQLLIEQGHRRIAFIAGPDDQEDARARLAGYRDTLARHRIEVVPELIVPGDFQESGGLLAVNQLLASKQRFTAIFAANDLTAYGARLALYRRSIRVPDDISIIGFDDLHSSMYTTPPLTTVRQPLYEVGTAIANLMLPMIGQPGAQVELPTLELVVRESVRRIS; translated from the coding sequence ATGAAAAACGACGAGAGCAGCACTACCACCTTGCAGGAAGTTGCCGATGCGGCCGGGGTTTCGCCGGCCACCGTGTCGCGTTTTTTGAATGGCACCGCCAAGGTGGCCGACGACAAGCGCCGGGCCATCGAACGGGTCATCGAAGAACTCAATTACAAGCCCAACCGCCTGGCCCAGTACCTGAAGTCGGGCTCCACCCGCACCATCGGCGTGCTGACCCAGTCGCTGGAAAGCGGCTACTTCAACAAGACCATGACCGGCATCGAGGATGTGATGAAGGCGGCCGGCTATGCGCTGCTGATCATGAGCGGCCACTGGCACGCCGACGAAGAAGCCGAGCATGTGGAACTGCTCATTGGCCGCCGCGTGGACGCGGTAGCTATCCTGACCGGGAACATGACCGATGCCCAGATCATGGCCTTTTCCAGGCGCGTACCCATCGTGGCGTTTGGTCGCAAGCTTGACAGCGAGCGCGCCATTGGTTTTTGCCTGGACAACTACAGCGCCGCGTGCGACGCGGTGCAGCTGCTGATCGAGCAGGGGCATCGCAGGATCGCCTTTATCGCCGGACCGGACGACCAGGAAGATGCGCGCGCGCGTCTGGCCGGCTACCGCGACACGCTCGCGCGCCACAGGATCGAGGTGGTGCCGGAGCTGATCGTGCCTGGCGACTTCCAGGAGTCGGGCGGCCTGCTCGCGGTCAACCAGCTGCTGGCGTCAAAGCAGCGCTTCACCGCCATCTTCGCGGCCAACGATCTGACGGCCTACGGTGCGCGCCTGGCCCTGTACCGGCGCAGCATCCGCGTGCCGGACGACATATCGATCATCGGCTTTGATGACCTGCACAGCTCCATGTACACCACGCCGCCGCTGACAACCGTGCGCCAGCCCCTGTACGAGGTGGGCACCGCGATTGCCAACCTGATGCTGCCGATGATCGGCCAACCGGGCGCGCAGGTGGAACTGCCCACGCTGGAACTGGTGGTGCGCGAGTCGGTGCGCAGGATCAGCTAG
- a CDS encoding DUF488 family protein — MTNIAAGTAPLLVCTIGHSTRPLTEFVTLLTANGIDCVVDVRTVPRSRHNPQYNQDALPQSLAPAGIAYQYFQDLGGLRHASKTSTNTGWRNASFRGYADHMQSPQFHAAVEQLVALAQTRRCVLMCAESVPWRCHRSMIGDALLVRGLQVEHIVSGAKRRPHKLTPFAHVQCCTITYPAPEETDE; from the coding sequence ATGACAAATATTGCAGCCGGCACGGCGCCCCTCCTCGTATGCACCATCGGGCACTCCACCCGGCCATTGACCGAATTTGTCACGCTGCTTACGGCCAACGGGATCGACTGCGTGGTCGATGTGCGGACGGTGCCGCGCTCGCGCCACAATCCCCAGTACAATCAGGATGCCTTGCCGCAGTCGCTGGCGCCGGCCGGCATCGCGTACCAGTATTTTCAGGACCTGGGCGGCCTGCGCCATGCAAGCAAGACCTCGACCAACACCGGCTGGCGCAATGCCTCTTTTCGCGGCTATGCCGATCACATGCAGTCGCCGCAATTTCACGCGGCGGTGGAGCAGTTGGTGGCGCTGGCACAGACCCGACGCTGCGTGCTCATGTGCGCCGAATCGGTGCCCTGGCGCTGCCACCGTTCCATGATCGGCGACGCCCTGCTGGTGCGCGGGCTGCAGGTGGAACATATCGTGTCGGGCGCCAAACGGCGGCCGCACAAGCTCACGCCGTTTGCGCACGTGCAATGCTGCACCATTACCTATCCGGCGCCCGAGGAAACCGATGAATAA
- a CDS encoding MFS transporter, which produces MHARKQHISPLWWVPTGYFTMALGYVMLTSVTAIMFKNLGMDNGKAAQYSSMLILAYTIKPLFAPFVEMYRTKKFFVLCAQVLIGAGFAGVALAMALPDYMAFLMAIFFALSFVGATQDIASDGVYVTSLDARTQSLYCGIQSLSWNVGPIVAAGGMVWLSGRLHTDVFGHDASVFGPQWIDAWRVIFFLVAGMVLLMALWHARVMPDGARAANTPSSVGDAGRILADAFVTLFQKPGVWRMIAFAFLFRLSIGFLEKIGPFFMVDPASRGGLGLSNEVLGIVYGTWGLAAVLLGSLLGGLYVARRGLKPTLFILCCAVNIPNVTFLLMSIYLPTSLLVIGAGVIIEKFFFGFGSVGFMIYLMQQLAPGKYTTTHYAFGTGVMGLCGLVTGVASGHLQEAMGYIGYFWFVMAATIPSFIATWYAPFHHAEAAPDSSGAAKAVPA; this is translated from the coding sequence ATGCACGCGCGTAAGCAGCACATCTCGCCCCTGTGGTGGGTCCCCACCGGCTACTTCACCATGGCACTCGGCTATGTGATGCTGACCAGCGTGACGGCCATCATGTTCAAGAATCTTGGCATGGACAATGGCAAGGCCGCCCAGTATTCCAGCATGCTGATTCTGGCCTATACCATCAAGCCCCTGTTTGCCCCTTTCGTTGAAATGTACCGCACCAAGAAGTTTTTCGTGCTGTGCGCGCAGGTGCTCATTGGTGCCGGCTTCGCCGGTGTGGCGCTGGCCATGGCGCTGCCCGACTACATGGCCTTCCTGATGGCGATATTCTTTGCGCTCTCTTTCGTGGGCGCCACCCAGGACATCGCCAGCGACGGCGTGTATGTCACCTCGCTCGACGCGCGCACGCAGTCGCTGTACTGCGGCATCCAAAGCCTGTCCTGGAATGTCGGTCCCATTGTCGCCGCCGGCGGCATGGTGTGGCTGAGCGGGCGCCTGCACACGGACGTGTTCGGGCACGACGCCAGCGTATTCGGACCGCAATGGATCGACGCCTGGCGCGTCATTTTCTTCCTTGTCGCCGGCATGGTGCTGCTGATGGCGCTCTGGCATGCGCGCGTGATGCCGGACGGTGCGCGCGCCGCCAACACGCCTTCCAGCGTGGGCGATGCGGGCCGCATCCTGGCCGACGCCTTTGTCACGCTGTTCCAGAAGCCGGGCGTCTGGCGCATGATCGCCTTTGCCTTCCTGTTCCGACTCAGCATCGGCTTTCTGGAAAAGATCGGCCCCTTCTTCATGGTGGACCCTGCGTCCAGAGGGGGACTGGGGCTATCGAACGAAGTGCTCGGCATCGTCTACGGCACCTGGGGCCTGGCTGCGGTGCTGCTCGGGTCCCTGCTGGGCGGCCTGTATGTGGCGCGCCGCGGCCTCAAGCCCACGCTGTTCATCCTGTGCTGCGCGGTGAACATCCCCAACGTGACCTTCCTGCTCATGAGTATTTACCTGCCCACCAGCCTGCTGGTCATCGGCGCCGGCGTGATCATTGAAAAATTCTTCTTCGGCTTCGGCTCCGTGGGCTTCATGATCTACCTGATGCAGCAGCTCGCGCCGGGCAAATACACCACCACCCACTATGCATTTGGCACCGGCGTCATGGGCCTGTGCGGCCTGGTGACCGGCGTGGCCAGCGGCCACCTGCAGGAGGCAATGGGCTATATCGGCTACTTCTGGTTCGTGATGGCGGCGACCATCCCCTCGTTCATCGCCACCTGGTACGCGCCCTTTCACCATGCAGAGGCAGCGCCGGACAGCAGCGGTGCGGCCAAGGCGGTGCCGGCATGA
- a CDS encoding glucokinase: protein MIQGSYNGGPRLLADIGGTNARFALEIAPGCVVAQQTLACAAYPRFEDAARAYLDAVQASASHAVIAIANPVAGDAIKMTNHDWAFSVAAARRELRLDTLLMVNDFTALAMALPALGPGELFKVGGGQASAGGVLGLVGAGTGLGVSGLVPAAGRWVPLQSEGGHVAFSPSDEREVAVLRYLWQRYEHVSAERMVSGPGIALIREALARSRGLAIDSGLSTPAIVERGLEGSDQLCRETLDCFCGMLGTVAANLAVTLGATGGIYIGGGVVPRLGPYFASSPFRARFEKKGRFSSFTARIPTMLIIAPNPALLGAAAILNDHLSDRPGMAPHALRAAPNLEPHHARA from the coding sequence ATGATCCAGGGGTCCTACAATGGCGGGCCGCGCCTGCTGGCCGACATCGGCGGCACCAATGCCCGCTTCGCGCTGGAAATCGCCCCGGGCTGCGTGGTGGCCCAGCAAACGCTGGCGTGCGCCGCCTACCCGCGCTTTGAAGATGCGGCGCGCGCCTATCTTGATGCCGTGCAGGCCAGCGCCAGCCACGCAGTCATTGCCATTGCCAATCCGGTGGCCGGCGACGCCATCAAGATGACCAACCATGACTGGGCGTTTTCGGTCGCCGCCGCACGGCGCGAGCTGCGCCTGGATACACTGTTGATGGTCAATGACTTCACCGCCCTGGCCATGGCCCTGCCGGCGCTGGGGCCGGGCGAATTGTTCAAGGTCGGCGGCGGCCAGGCCAGCGCCGGCGGCGTGCTTGGCCTGGTGGGCGCCGGCACGGGACTGGGCGTCTCGGGCCTGGTGCCGGCTGCGGGGCGCTGGGTGCCGCTGCAAAGCGAAGGCGGACATGTGGCCTTTTCGCCGTCCGACGAGCGGGAAGTGGCGGTGCTGCGCTACCTGTGGCAGCGCTACGAACATGTGTCGGCCGAGCGCATGGTGTCGGGCCCGGGCATTGCACTGATTCGCGAGGCGCTGGCGCGCAGCCGCGGCCTCGCCATCGACTCCGGCTTGTCCACGCCAGCCATCGTGGAGCGCGGCCTGGAAGGCAGCGACCAGCTGTGCCGCGAAACGCTCGACTGCTTCTGCGGCATGCTTGGCACCGTGGCGGCCAACCTGGCCGTCACCCTGGGCGCAACTGGCGGCATATACATTGGCGGGGGCGTGGTACCGCGCCTGGGCCCCTACTTTGCCAGTTCCCCGTTCCGGGCGCGGTTTGAAAAAAAGGGACGCTTTTCTTCCTTTACCGCCCGCATTCCGACTATGCTGATCATCGCGCCCAATCCTGCCCTGCTGGGCGCAGCCGCCATCCTGAACGATCATCTGTCCGACAGGCCCGGCATGGCGCCGCACGCCTTGCGGGCGGCGCCCAACCTGGAGCCACATCATGCACGCGCGTAA